The Halosimplex litoreum genome has a window encoding:
- a CDS encoding 30S ribosomal protein S3ae, translating to MSERSVSRRKQEKRWYTLIAPEQFDREELGETVADEPDKVLGRTIETTLGDLRNEASENNTKLTFKVNEVASDSAYTEFIKHELTRDYLRSLVRRGSSKIEAYITVLTEDDYRVQIQPVALTTKSADESQEKAIRRQMIDIVEENARERTYAELVDSIVEGRLSSAIYNEAKTIYPLRRVETQKLTLEARPEEVAAEEETSVDVEEDEVAVDGEAE from the coding sequence ATGAGCGAACGATCAGTTTCACGACGCAAGCAAGAGAAGCGGTGGTACACCCTGATAGCGCCCGAGCAGTTCGACCGGGAGGAGCTGGGTGAGACCGTCGCGGACGAACCGGACAAGGTGCTCGGCCGCACCATCGAGACCACGCTGGGCGACCTGCGCAACGAGGCCAGCGAGAACAACACCAAGCTGACGTTCAAGGTCAACGAGGTCGCGTCGGACTCGGCGTACACCGAGTTCATCAAACACGAGCTGACGCGGGACTACCTCCGCTCGCTCGTCCGCCGCGGCTCCTCGAAGATCGAGGCCTACATCACGGTGCTGACCGAGGACGACTACCGCGTCCAGATCCAGCCCGTCGCGCTCACCACCAAGAGCGCCGACGAGAGCCAGGAGAAGGCCATCCGCCGCCAGATGATCGATATCGTCGAGGAGAACGCCCGCGAGCGCACCTACGCGGAACTCGTCGACAGTATCGTCGAGGGCCGGCTCTCCTCGGCGATCTACAACGAGGCCAAGACGATCTACCCGCTGCGCCGCGTGGAGACCCAGAAGCTGACCCTCGAGGCCCGTCCCGAGGAAGTCGCCGCCGAGGAGGAGACCTCCGTCGACGTCGAGGAAGACGAGGTCGCCGTGGACGGCGAGGCCGAGTGA
- a CDS encoding plastocyanin/azurin family copper-binding protein: MDRRAFLGSLGGVAVAVGLAGCGQTSGDTGNYDVGMTTRKFDPARIEVPPGTTVRWKNTSSHAHTVTAYEDEIPDEAAFWSTGDFDSQAAAEDGWLGGNEGAIYEDQTYEHTFETVGTHAYFCIPHEASGMVGNVVVSEDAATDGTDAATDA; the protein is encoded by the coding sequence ATGGACAGACGGGCGTTCCTCGGGAGCCTGGGCGGCGTCGCAGTCGCGGTCGGGCTGGCCGGTTGCGGGCAGACTAGCGGCGACACCGGGAACTACGACGTGGGGATGACCACGCGGAAGTTCGACCCGGCTCGGATCGAGGTGCCGCCCGGGACTACCGTCCGCTGGAAGAACACCAGTTCGCACGCCCACACCGTCACAGCCTACGAGGACGAGATCCCCGACGAGGCCGCGTTCTGGTCGACCGGCGATTTCGACTCCCAGGCCGCCGCCGAGGACGGCTGGCTGGGCGGCAACGAGGGGGCGATCTACGAGGACCAGACCTACGAACACACCTTCGAAACCGTCGGCACGCACGCCTACTTCTGTATCCCACACGAGGCCAGCGGGATGGTCGGAAACGTCGTCGTCAGCGAGGACGCGGCCACCGACGGAACGGACGCGGCCACCGACGCGTAG
- a CDS encoding M48 family metalloprotease translates to MQPKPDWSLRVRMLAAMAGMAALYAAFVGVAVWWATDALGSTGLFLVVGVAGVLVALQYRYAPDAALRALGADRVSRAEYPDLHARVNRLSSQAGVPKPDVAVSPQTQPNAFATAKGRDDAVVAVTEGLLDTLQGDELDAVLAHEIAHVKHRDALVMSVVTFLVTVAAMVVRNFWWFGDGGGDGGGGDGGMPWLWAFVAVSAVAWLGGYLVSRAISRHREYAADRGAAVVTGKPAAMASAIETITAEMAATPERDLRDHAELNALFIVPADAKSRVVKLMETHPDPEKRVERLSELAGEFEGR, encoded by the coding sequence ATGCAGCCAAAGCCCGACTGGTCCCTCCGGGTTCGCATGCTCGCGGCGATGGCCGGGATGGCCGCCCTCTACGCCGCGTTCGTCGGCGTCGCCGTGTGGTGGGCGACCGACGCCCTCGGGAGCACGGGCCTGTTCCTCGTCGTCGGCGTCGCGGGCGTGCTCGTCGCCCTCCAGTACAGGTACGCGCCCGACGCCGCGCTCCGGGCACTCGGCGCCGATCGGGTCTCGCGAGCCGAATACCCCGATTTGCACGCGCGCGTGAACCGACTCTCCAGCCAGGCCGGCGTGCCGAAACCCGACGTGGCGGTCTCGCCACAGACCCAGCCCAACGCATTCGCGACCGCGAAGGGCCGTGACGACGCCGTCGTCGCGGTCACCGAGGGACTGCTCGACACCCTCCAGGGCGACGAACTCGACGCGGTGCTCGCTCACGAGATCGCCCACGTCAAACACCGCGACGCGCTGGTCATGTCCGTGGTCACGTTCCTCGTGACCGTCGCCGCGATGGTGGTGCGGAACTTCTGGTGGTTCGGCGACGGGGGCGGCGACGGTGGCGGTGGCGACGGCGGGATGCCCTGGCTGTGGGCGTTCGTCGCCGTCTCGGCGGTCGCGTGGCTCGGCGGCTACCTCGTCTCGCGAGCGATCTCCCGCCACCGCGAGTACGCCGCCGACCGGGGCGCCGCCGTCGTCACCGGCAAGCCCGCGGCGATGGCCAGCGCCATCGAGACGATCACCGCCGAGATGGCCGCGACGCCCGAGCGAGACCTTCGCGACCACGCCGAGCTGAACGCGCTGTTCATCGTCCCTGCCGACGCGAAATCGCGGGTCGTGAAGCTGATGGAGACTCACCCCGACCCCGAGAAGCGGGTCGAACGGCTCTCTGAGTTGGCCGGGGAGTTCGAGGGTCGCTGA
- a CDS encoding HEAT repeat domain-containing protein, whose amino-acid sequence MSNGDDEAADEAEETALSADTLDQRLDDAEEALDAAETEADLDDVEADLNEIESDLDAADLPEPDEDDEDAEDPAAELEDRVADLRDQLEDQRGPYADDVVAVLEEAQSTITDTRWTEDGRPDVVAAVESYLDSVSDELDTELSAESDDPDELADAVDQAAQVVEGSALDPDEDEETIAALLEAAETLQDDLEAAEEWDDLTVREQLDAEGFYDVLESENRKDFPAEWNAVKVYEELGEVEPIVKALETFDSDFMEENVLDALWRMGPEEAYDAVHQRAQKRNVRPVQILGKIGNDDATETLHDFIDGDGDAALQKVTLRALGEIGSETSVEPVAQRLDADNYEIRSAAARSLGLLGDTRAVEPLADVLDGDEANEVRASAAWALNQIGTRRALDVLEGYTDDRAYLVQSEAEKAV is encoded by the coding sequence ATGAGCAACGGGGACGACGAAGCGGCCGACGAGGCCGAAGAGACGGCGCTGTCGGCCGACACGCTCGACCAGCGCCTCGACGACGCCGAGGAGGCCCTCGACGCCGCGGAGACCGAGGCCGACCTCGACGACGTCGAGGCGGACCTGAACGAGATCGAGTCAGATCTGGACGCCGCGGACCTGCCCGAGCCCGACGAAGACGACGAAGACGCCGAGGACCCGGCCGCGGAACTGGAAGACCGCGTCGCCGACCTGCGCGACCAGCTCGAGGACCAGCGCGGTCCCTACGCAGACGACGTGGTCGCCGTCCTCGAGGAGGCCCAGTCGACGATCACCGACACCCGCTGGACGGAGGACGGCCGGCCCGACGTGGTCGCCGCCGTCGAGTCGTATCTCGACAGCGTGAGCGACGAACTCGACACCGAGCTGTCGGCCGAGAGCGACGATCCCGACGAGCTGGCCGACGCCGTCGACCAGGCCGCACAGGTCGTCGAGGGCAGCGCGCTCGACCCCGACGAGGACGAGGAGACGATCGCCGCGCTCCTCGAAGCGGCCGAGACGCTGCAGGACGACCTGGAGGCCGCCGAGGAGTGGGACGACCTGACCGTCCGCGAGCAGCTCGACGCCGAGGGCTTCTACGACGTGCTCGAATCGGAGAACCGCAAGGACTTCCCGGCCGAGTGGAACGCGGTGAAGGTCTACGAGGAACTCGGCGAGGTCGAACCCATCGTGAAGGCCCTGGAGACGTTCGACTCCGATTTCATGGAGGAGAACGTCCTCGACGCGCTCTGGCGGATGGGGCCGGAGGAGGCCTACGACGCGGTCCACCAGCGCGCACAGAAGCGCAACGTGCGCCCCGTCCAGATTCTCGGGAAGATCGGTAACGACGACGCGACGGAGACGCTCCACGACTTCATCGACGGCGACGGCGACGCCGCTCTCCAGAAGGTCACCCTGCGCGCACTCGGCGAGATCGGCAGCGAGACGTCGGTCGAGCCGGTCGCCCAGCGCCTCGACGCCGACAACTACGAGATCCGCTCGGCGGCCGCTCGCTCGCTGGGCCTGCTCGGCGACACCCGCGCCGTCGAACCGCTCGCCGACGTGCTCGACGGCGACGAGGCGAACGAAGTGCGAGCCAGCGCCGCCTGGGCCCTCAATCAGATCGGCACCCGGCGCGCGCTCGACGTGCTCGAAGGCTACACCGACGACCGCGCCTACCTCGTCCAGTCCGAGGCCGAGAAGGCCGTCTGA
- a CDS encoding HpcH/HpaI aldolase/citrate lyase family protein has product MVRRSVLFSPGDRPELLRTAPTTGADTVVFDLEDAVAPGRKAEAGASVREVLADLDADCEVCVRVRQPGRGAADDLDAVLDDDARSGLDALVLPKAESADDVADLAGLAAERDADLPILALVETAAGVLHAEEIAAADATDALIFGAEDLAADIGATRTAEGTEVLHAREHVVLAAAAAGIDAVDTLHTDFEDEGGLRAETQFALELGYDGKLAIHPSQVGPINETFTPASDRIEWAERVLAAKADADAEGRGVFAVDGEMVDAPLVTQARRVMERARAAGVDE; this is encoded by the coding sequence ATGGTACGCCGGAGCGTCCTGTTCTCCCCGGGGGATCGGCCCGAACTGCTGCGGACGGCACCGACGACCGGCGCCGATACCGTCGTCTTCGACCTCGAGGACGCGGTCGCACCGGGACGGAAAGCCGAGGCCGGCGCGTCCGTGCGGGAGGTGCTCGCGGACCTCGACGCCGACTGCGAGGTGTGCGTGCGCGTCCGGCAGCCGGGGCGGGGCGCGGCCGACGACCTCGACGCGGTGCTGGACGACGACGCCCGGTCCGGACTCGACGCGCTCGTCCTCCCGAAGGCCGAGTCGGCCGACGACGTGGCCGACCTGGCGGGTCTGGCTGCCGAGCGCGACGCCGACCTCCCGATCCTCGCGCTCGTCGAGACTGCCGCGGGCGTCCTGCACGCCGAGGAGATCGCCGCTGCCGACGCGACCGACGCGCTGATATTCGGCGCCGAGGATCTTGCGGCCGACATCGGGGCGACCCGGACTGCGGAGGGGACGGAGGTGCTGCACGCGCGCGAACACGTCGTCCTCGCGGCGGCCGCGGCGGGGATCGACGCCGTCGACACGCTCCACACCGACTTCGAGGACGAGGGGGGTCTCCGCGCGGAGACGCAGTTCGCGCTCGAACTCGGCTACGACGGCAAGCTGGCGATCCACCCCTCGCAGGTCGGCCCGATCAACGAGACGTTCACGCCGGCCTCCGACCGGATCGAGTGGGCCGAGCGGGTGCTGGCCGCGAAGGCCGACGCCGACGCGGAGGGGCGGGGCGTCTTCGCGGTCGACGGCGAGATGGTCGACGCGCCGCTGGTCACGCAGGCCCGGCGAGTGATGGAGCGCGCGCGGGCGGCCGGCGTCGATGAGTGA
- a CDS encoding Glu/Leu/Phe/Val family dehydrogenase produces MSEEINPFESLREQVEDAGAHLDVEPGTLERLERPERVLEANLSVEMDDGSIEVFRAYRSQFNGARGPYKGGIRYHPQVSRDEVKALSGWMAYKCAVVDIPYGGGKGGIVVDPDDYSEDELERLTRAFATELRPIIGEDRDIPAPDVNTGRREMNWIKDTYETLENTTEPGVVTGKAPDSGGSAGRVEATGRSVMLTAREAFDYLDEDIEGATVAVQGYGNAGSVAARLLSDLGASVVAVSDSSGAAYDPDGLDVRAVKERKDETGDVVDYDAPETISNEELLTLDVDLLVPAALENAIDGDLAADVRADVIVEAANGPLTPDADDVLTERDVAVFPDILANAGGVTVSYFEWVQNRQRFYWSEERVDDELETVIVDAFDRLTSTYEDRGLPNFRTAAYVVAIERVLRASEQGGVWP; encoded by the coding sequence ATGTCCGAGGAGATCAACCCCTTCGAGAGTCTCCGGGAGCAGGTCGAGGACGCCGGGGCCCACCTCGACGTCGAACCCGGGACGCTCGAGCGGCTCGAGCGGCCCGAGCGTGTCCTGGAAGCGAACCTCTCGGTCGAGATGGACGACGGGTCGATCGAGGTGTTTCGCGCCTATCGCTCGCAGTTCAACGGGGCCCGCGGCCCGTACAAGGGCGGCATCCGCTATCACCCGCAGGTCTCCCGCGACGAGGTCAAGGCGCTATCGGGCTGGATGGCCTACAAGTGCGCCGTGGTCGACATCCCCTACGGCGGCGGCAAGGGCGGGATCGTCGTCGACCCCGACGACTACTCCGAAGACGAACTCGAACGGCTCACGCGCGCCTTCGCGACGGAGTTGCGTCCCATTATCGGCGAGGACAGGGACATCCCGGCGCCCGACGTGAACACGGGTCGCCGGGAGATGAACTGGATCAAAGACACCTACGAGACGCTGGAGAACACCACGGAACCGGGCGTCGTCACCGGCAAGGCGCCCGACAGCGGCGGCTCGGCGGGTCGCGTCGAGGCGACCGGCCGCTCGGTGATGCTGACGGCTCGCGAGGCGTTCGACTACCTCGACGAGGATATCGAGGGGGCGACGGTCGCCGTCCAGGGGTACGGGAACGCGGGGTCGGTGGCGGCGAGGCTGCTGTCGGACCTCGGCGCCAGCGTCGTGGCCGTCTCGGACTCCTCGGGCGCCGCCTACGACCCCGACGGCCTCGACGTGCGAGCGGTCAAAGAGCGCAAGGACGAGACCGGCGACGTGGTCGACTACGACGCGCCCGAGACCATCTCGAACGAGGAGCTGCTGACGCTGGACGTGGATCTCCTGGTTCCGGCGGCGCTGGAGAACGCCATCGACGGCGACCTCGCCGCGGACGTTCGGGCGGACGTGATCGTCGAGGCCGCCAACGGCCCGCTGACGCCCGACGCCGACGACGTGCTCACCGAGCGTGACGTGGCCGTCTTCCCGGACATCCTCGCCAACGCCGGCGGCGTCACGGTCTCATACTTCGAGTGGGTGCAGAATCGCCAGCGCTTCTACTGGTCCGAAGAGCGCGTCGACGACGAACTGGAGACGGTCATCGTGGACGCGTTCGACCGACTGACTTCGACCTACGAGGACCGGGGCCTCCCGAACTTCCGGACCGCCGCCTACGTCGTCGCCATCGAGCGCGTGCTGCGAGCGAGCGAGCAGGGCGGCGTCTGGCCCTGA
- a CDS encoding SRPBCC family protein, whose translation MPVYEREVVVDAPFEDVWEFHSGASGLEALTPDWMNLRVESTVGPDGEPDPDVLEAGSSVESTIAPFGVAPRQRWVSAITAREEGDGQAFFRDEMRAGPFPKWVHTHSFEAVDGGTRVHDHVEYELPVVGGLFGPLGWVGFEPMFRHRHRTTKELLE comes from the coding sequence ATGCCGGTCTACGAGCGAGAAGTCGTCGTCGACGCGCCGTTCGAGGACGTGTGGGAGTTTCACTCCGGCGCGTCGGGACTGGAAGCGCTGACCCCCGACTGGATGAACCTCCGGGTCGAGTCGACGGTCGGTCCCGACGGCGAGCCAGATCCGGACGTGCTGGAGGCGGGGTCGAGCGTCGAGTCGACGATCGCTCCCTTCGGCGTCGCGCCGCGCCAGCGCTGGGTCTCCGCCATCACCGCCCGCGAAGAGGGCGACGGCCAGGCATTCTTCCGCGACGAGATGCGAGCGGGCCCGTTTCCGAAGTGGGTCCACACCCACTCCTTCGAGGCCGTCGACGGCGGGACCCGCGTCCACGACCACGTCGAGTACGAACTTCCGGTCGTCGGGGGGCTGTTCGGTCCGCTCGGGTGGGTCGGCTTCGAGCCGATGTTCCGCCACCGCCACCGGACGACCAAGGAACTGCTGGAGTGA
- a CDS encoding NAD(P)/FAD-dependent oxidoreductase, translated as MTDVAVVGGGPAGLSAALFTAKNGLDTVVFDTDETWMHKAHLFNYLGIESEDGTAFLEDSREQADSFGVDRRQGEEVQTVEQDGDGFRVVTGEGDLAADYLVLATGANRGLAEELGCEFTDEDVVDVDVTMETSVADAYATGAMVRAEEWQAVISAGDGAAAALNVLTKEKGEHFHDFDTPADAE; from the coding sequence ATGACAGACGTAGCTGTCGTCGGCGGCGGTCCCGCCGGCCTGAGCGCCGCACTGTTCACCGCCAAGAACGGCCTCGACACCGTCGTCTTCGACACGGACGAGACGTGGATGCACAAGGCCCACCTGTTCAACTACCTCGGCATCGAGAGCGAGGACGGAACGGCGTTCTTGGAGGACTCGCGCGAGCAGGCCGATAGCTTCGGCGTCGACCGCCGCCAGGGCGAGGAGGTCCAGACCGTCGAGCAGGACGGCGACGGCTTCCGCGTCGTCACCGGCGAAGGCGACCTCGCAGCGGACTACCTCGTCCTCGCGACGGGTGCGAACCGCGGTCTGGCCGAGGAGTTAGGTTGCGAGTTCACCGACGAGGACGTCGTCGACGTGGACGTGACCATGGAAACGTCGGTCGCGGACGCCTACGCCACCGGCGCGATGGTCCGCGCCGAGGAGTGGCAGGCAGTGATTTCGGCGGGGGACGGTGCGGCGGCGGCGCTGAACGTCCTCACCAAGGAGAAAGGCGAGCACTTCCACGACTTCGACACGCCCGCAGACGCCGAATAA
- a CDS encoding DMT family transporter translates to MAGETLSRRLEARVPPVAALVVAILAVSTSAILVRWSGAPPTVAAFYRVLFTVWLLAPLAASRHGEALRSLGRRDALAAGATGVALAIHFAAWFQSIEWTSVAASVTLVQAQPLFVAVGAALYLDERLTLPKVVGILIALGGATVMSVGEFLAGTAVGPHPLAGNALALAGAVTMAVYVLAGRSLRARVALVPYVTVVYAVCAAVLGAVVVAQGDPLVGYAGREWLLFLAMAVGPGIFGHTVINWALEHVQSSVVSVSLLGEPVGSTVLALLLLAEVPGRWTVAGGAVVLGGIYLTARTRSES, encoded by the coding sequence ATGGCCGGCGAGACGCTGTCGCGACGGCTGGAGGCGCGTGTCCCGCCGGTGGCGGCGCTGGTCGTGGCCATCCTCGCGGTGTCGACCAGCGCCATCCTGGTCCGCTGGAGCGGTGCGCCGCCGACGGTCGCGGCGTTCTACCGGGTCCTCTTTACGGTCTGGTTGCTCGCGCCGCTGGCCGCCTCCCGCCACGGCGAGGCTCTGCGGTCGCTGGGACGGCGGGACGCGCTGGCGGCGGGGGCGACGGGCGTGGCGCTGGCGATTCACTTCGCGGCGTGGTTCCAGTCTATCGAGTGGACCAGCGTCGCCGCGTCGGTGACGCTCGTGCAGGCCCAGCCGCTGTTCGTCGCCGTCGGCGCGGCGCTGTACCTCGACGAGCGACTGACGCTCCCGAAGGTCGTCGGGATCCTGATCGCGCTCGGCGGCGCGACGGTCATGTCGGTCGGCGAGTTCCTCGCGGGGACCGCGGTCGGCCCGCACCCGCTGGCGGGCAACGCGCTGGCCCTGGCGGGCGCGGTGACGATGGCGGTCTACGTCCTCGCCGGGCGGTCGCTCCGCGCGCGGGTCGCGCTCGTCCCGTACGTCACCGTCGTCTACGCGGTCTGCGCCGCCGTTCTCGGCGCCGTCGTCGTCGCACAGGGCGACCCGCTGGTCGGCTACGCCGGGCGGGAGTGGCTCCTCTTCCTCGCGATGGCGGTCGGCCCCGGGATCTTCGGCCACACGGTCATCAACTGGGCGCTCGAACACGTCCAGTCCTCGGTCGTGAGCGTCTCGCTGCTGGGCGAACCCGTCGGGAGTACCGTGCTGGCGCTGCTGTTACTCGCGGAGGTGCCGGGGCGCTGGACCGTGGCCGGCGGCGCGGTCGTGCTCGGGGGCATCTACCTGACCGCGCGAACCCGAAGCGAGTCCTGA
- a CDS encoding SRPBCC domain-containing protein, with the protein MEIFTAIDIDASPETVWSVLTDFDAYDDWNPRTRITGRAEAGERLVVAPGPDAEGMPTFRPRVLRADEPTELRWLGHLYVRGLFDGEHVFAIEELDDGRTRFTQSERFGGVLVRPLLRLYGDDTEAGFEAVNAALKARAEEIDGRAGDGRPEIRVEGDGHSADTEVPLSG; encoded by the coding sequence ATGGAGATTTTCACCGCCATCGACATCGACGCGTCGCCCGAGACGGTCTGGTCGGTCCTCACCGACTTCGACGCCTACGACGACTGGAACCCGCGGACCCGCATCACCGGACGGGCCGAGGCGGGCGAGCGCCTCGTCGTCGCGCCCGGGCCGGACGCCGAGGGGATGCCGACGTTCAGGCCGCGCGTCCTCCGAGCTGACGAGCCCACCGAACTCCGGTGGCTCGGTCACCTCTACGTCCGCGGACTGTTCGACGGCGAACACGTCTTCGCGATCGAGGAGCTGGACGACGGACGGACGCGGTTCACGCAGTCCGAGCGCTTCGGCGGCGTCCTCGTTCGCCCGCTGCTCCGGCTGTACGGTGACGACACCGAAGCGGGCTTCGAGGCCGTCAACGCTGCCCTGAAGGCGCGCGCCGAGGAGATCGACGGCCGGGCGGGTGACGGACGGCCGGAGATCCGGGTCGAGGGGGACGGACACAGCGCCGACACCGAGGTCCCCCTGAGCGGGTGA
- a CDS encoding RIO1 family regulatory kinase/ATPase domain-containing protein, with protein sequence MAFRRFLRGTVPWPTLEGAVREVMDRYDLETARVVFLEADNWLSTPCVVNDDLFVKVVTEQNSLVHALLTAGRNLGAFSSGTEGFFERFDTPIEMAEHELEANERMREIGVSAPEPKEAFEYDDVAVMVLEYLSDFRALDDLPPEEVRDHAVDLFGNLDRMHDNNLAHGDLQRENVLVSGGELYFIDATKVDEEAIEDARAYDTACALGALEPLIGARDAVAAALEVHDPDELMAAREFLDFVNIRPEHDFDGAAVKGEIEKHAA encoded by the coding sequence ATGGCGTTCCGGCGATTTCTCCGGGGGACGGTCCCCTGGCCGACGCTCGAGGGGGCGGTCCGGGAGGTGATGGACCGCTACGACCTGGAGACGGCCAGGGTCGTCTTCCTCGAGGCCGACAACTGGCTGTCGACGCCCTGCGTCGTCAACGACGATCTCTTCGTCAAGGTCGTCACCGAGCAGAACTCGCTGGTCCACGCGCTGCTGACCGCGGGACGCAACCTGGGTGCCTTCTCCTCGGGGACCGAGGGCTTCTTCGAGCGCTTCGACACGCCGATCGAGATGGCCGAGCACGAACTGGAGGCCAACGAGCGGATGCGCGAGATCGGCGTCAGCGCGCCCGAACCGAAGGAGGCCTTCGAGTACGACGACGTGGCCGTGATGGTGCTGGAGTACCTCTCCGATTTCCGGGCGCTCGACGACCTCCCCCCCGAGGAGGTGCGTGACCACGCGGTCGACCTGTTCGGGAATCTCGACCGGATGCACGACAACAACCTCGCCCACGGCGACCTACAGCGGGAGAACGTCCTCGTCTCCGGCGGCGAACTCTACTTCATCGACGCGACGAAGGTCGACGAGGAGGCCATCGAGGACGCCCGCGCCTACGATACCGCCTGCGCGCTGGGCGCGCTCGAACCGCTGATCGGCGCCCGCGACGCCGTCGCCGCCGCCCTGGAAGTCCACGACCCCGACGAACTCATGGCCGCTCGGGAGTTCCTCGACTTCGTCAACATCCGCCCCGAACACGACTTCGACGGCGCCGCCGTCAAAGGCGAGATCGAGAAACACGCCGCGTAG
- a CDS encoding DUF7538 family protein — protein MSDGGGSESGAPTDDPERSLGGLADREGWRVDGAAARVHYEGEGDRYSVEYYAPSDCVVYWKVPPEGSGETAVPVGRETVPTPLRERIRMDLDATGIDPAVERREL, from the coding sequence ATGAGTGACGGCGGCGGGAGCGAGTCGGGAGCGCCCACCGACGACCCCGAGAGGTCGCTCGGCGGCCTCGCCGACCGGGAGGGGTGGCGCGTCGACGGAGCGGCCGCCCGGGTCCACTACGAGGGCGAGGGCGACCGCTACAGCGTCGAGTACTACGCGCCGAGCGACTGCGTGGTCTACTGGAAGGTCCCGCCGGAGGGCAGCGGCGAGACGGCGGTGCCGGTGGGTCGCGAGACGGTGCCGACGCCGCTGCGCGAGCGGATCCGGATGGACCTCGACGCGACGGGTATCGACCCCGCAGTCGAGCGACGAGAGCTGTAG